From the Streptomyces nigrescens genome, one window contains:
- a CDS encoding DUF4232 domain-containing protein, translating into MNRTCTARIRRVALTAAAGVALAATVTACGSDGGSGSASGGDSAASAKATAESSSGASQKSSDSGKAAGSSSDGGASGKDGSSSSGSKSGPSGDKKGYGQACGANDLKFSARSETQAGGYILLSARAKPGITCTIPSGLPSVSFGSKGIEATNAEQAVGPAITLSGSKTAYAGINPKTTNGDGGVEFTFLIAAIGTSDPDPASVSTGSVTVDKPIVTNWHTAPADAVPGDGTDN; encoded by the coding sequence GTGAACCGCACCTGCACCGCCCGCATACGACGTGTCGCGCTCACCGCGGCCGCCGGTGTAGCGCTCGCGGCGACTGTCACCGCCTGCGGCTCGGATGGCGGTAGCGGGTCGGCCTCGGGCGGCGACTCCGCGGCGTCCGCCAAGGCCACCGCGGAGTCGTCGAGCGGTGCGTCCCAAAAGAGCTCCGACAGCGGCAAGGCGGCCGGTTCGTCTTCGGACGGGGGCGCGTCGGGGAAGGACGGTTCGTCCTCGTCGGGCTCCAAGTCGGGCCCGTCCGGTGACAAGAAGGGTTACGGGCAGGCCTGTGGGGCCAACGATCTGAAGTTCTCGGCGCGTTCCGAGACTCAGGCGGGCGGCTACATCCTGTTGTCCGCCCGCGCCAAGCCCGGAATCACCTGCACGATCCCCAGCGGGCTGCCCTCGGTCTCCTTCGGCTCCAAGGGCATCGAGGCAACGAACGCAGAACAGGCGGTCGGCCCGGCCATCACGCTCAGCGGCTCCAAGACCGCCTACGCCGGGATCAACCCCAAGACCACCAACGGCGACGGTGGCGTCGAGTTCACGTTCCTCATCGCGGCCATCGGCACGTCCGACCCGGACCCGGCGAGCGTCTCCACCGGCTCCGTCACCGTCGACAAGCCCATCGTCACCAACTGGCACACCGCCCCCGCCGACGCCGTCCCCGGCGACGGAACGGACAACTGA
- a CDS encoding NUDIX hydrolase, with translation MKLDFLLLRDNTFGEYCLYCHAETVTWIVVDGRKRCTCSSCGREAERAVVIDPRICWWTDSDGEYWHESAGVFVRDRRARFLFFQRTAFPYSLTVPAGHVERGEEPKCAAARELWEEVGIRDAHGGLRLVADEYLKGDVCRRGSDAHRWHAYLLEVDEHREAGAQGEVTVNEEGEAPVWLTLDEARSRQTTFAVERIMDLHSGKLLPGGTRTPTGPRAPGVPRAPGGLRTPADPRTPGDLRNPGETWQDPSDGSRA, from the coding sequence ATGAAACTCGACTTCCTTCTGTTGCGGGACAACACCTTTGGCGAGTACTGCCTGTACTGCCATGCCGAGACGGTCACCTGGATCGTCGTGGACGGAAGAAAACGCTGCACCTGCAGTTCGTGCGGCCGCGAGGCGGAAAGAGCCGTTGTCATCGACCCCCGCATCTGCTGGTGGACCGATTCGGACGGCGAGTACTGGCATGAGAGTGCCGGTGTATTCGTGCGTGACCGGCGTGCGAGGTTTCTCTTCTTCCAGCGAACCGCCTTTCCTTACTCTTTGACCGTCCCCGCGGGTCACGTCGAGCGCGGGGAGGAACCCAAGTGCGCGGCCGCGCGGGAGCTTTGGGAGGAAGTGGGAATCCGCGACGCGCACGGGGGCCTCCGGCTCGTGGCGGACGAGTATTTGAAGGGAGACGTGTGCAGAAGGGGCTCCGACGCGCATCGTTGGCATGCCTATCTGCTGGAGGTCGATGAGCACCGGGAAGCGGGAGCCCAGGGGGAGGTGACCGTGAATGAGGAAGGGGAGGCACCTGTCTGGCTCACTCTCGACGAGGCACGCTCCCGTCAGACGACGTTCGCGGTGGAACGCATCATGGATCTGCACTCCGGGAAACTCCTCCCCGGCGGTACGCGTACGCCCACCGGTCCTCGTGCTCCCGGCGTTCCTCGTGCTCCCGGCGGCCTGCGTACTCCCGCCGACCCTCGTACTCCCGGCGACCTGCGTAATCCCGGCGAGACGTGGCAGGACCCTTCGGACGGTTCTCGGGCGTGA
- a CDS encoding amidase, with protein sequence MKLSEYVTYDAVGLAELVARGEVTGAELEAAALEAVAAVNPLINAVVETWPAETAEGVGEASAGGAPLAGVPFLLKDLGVSMAGKRVELGSRLAQGNVAPADSNLMRRFRAGGLATIGRTTTPEFAYGITTEAVLYGPTRNPWDLDRSPGGSSGGSAAAVAAGIVPLAHGTDAAGSIRIPAASTGLFGLKPTRGRVSMGPDVDEIFNGLAVQGGVSRTVRDSAALLDQIRGPESGDPYFAAEPERPYAEEINRVPGSLRIGVILQGGGRRRTVGPVADAVSRTAELVASLGHHVEEATLDLGVSWEQFVLANARLWTANLVPWLDALAAASDRPIDPSTVQSEILAGYAWGRQVSGADFVSALGVRNTVARSVGRHFHRYDVLLTPTLPELPPGLGVYAEGVEDLDGLGWLDRIFDRSPFTAGFNVAGTPAMSVPLAADPATGLPIGLQFAADYGREDTLFRLAAQLEQAAPWSHRTPAVWAGSH encoded by the coding sequence ATGAAGCTGTCGGAGTACGTGACGTATGACGCCGTCGGGCTGGCCGAGTTGGTCGCCCGTGGCGAGGTGACCGGCGCCGAGCTGGAGGCGGCCGCGCTGGAGGCGGTCGCCGCCGTCAACCCGCTGATCAACGCGGTCGTGGAGACCTGGCCCGCCGAGACTGCGGAGGGCGTGGGTGAGGCGTCCGCAGGAGGGGCGCCATTGGCCGGCGTGCCCTTCCTGCTCAAGGACCTGGGCGTGTCCATGGCCGGCAAGCGGGTGGAGCTGGGCAGCCGACTCGCCCAGGGCAATGTCGCGCCGGCGGACTCGAACCTGATGCGGCGCTTCCGCGCGGGCGGGCTGGCGACCATTGGCCGCACCACGACTCCGGAGTTCGCCTACGGCATCACCACCGAGGCCGTCCTGTACGGGCCGACCCGCAACCCCTGGGACCTCGACCGCTCGCCGGGCGGCTCCAGCGGCGGTTCAGCGGCTGCTGTCGCGGCCGGCATCGTCCCGCTCGCGCACGGCACGGACGCGGCGGGCTCGATCCGCATCCCGGCCGCCAGCACCGGCCTGTTCGGGCTGAAGCCCACCCGTGGCCGGGTGTCCATGGGCCCCGATGTCGACGAGATCTTCAACGGCCTGGCCGTCCAGGGTGGCGTCAGCCGCACGGTGCGCGACAGCGCGGCGCTGCTCGACCAGATCCGGGGCCCGGAGAGCGGTGACCCGTACTTCGCCGCGGAGCCGGAACGCCCCTATGCCGAGGAGATCAACCGCGTCCCGGGCAGCCTTCGCATCGGCGTCATCCTCCAGGGCGGAGGCCGGCGCCGCACCGTGGGTCCGGTGGCCGACGCCGTGTCCCGCACCGCGGAACTCGTCGCCTCGCTCGGCCACCATGTGGAGGAGGCCACGCTCGACCTCGGGGTGAGCTGGGAGCAGTTCGTCCTGGCCAACGCACGGCTCTGGACGGCCAATCTGGTCCCCTGGCTCGATGCCCTGGCCGCCGCGTCGGACCGGCCCATCGATCCGTCCACCGTCCAGTCCGAGATACTCGCCGGCTACGCCTGGGGCCGCCAGGTCTCCGGCGCCGACTTCGTCAGTGCGCTCGGCGTACGCAACACCGTCGCCCGCAGCGTCGGCCGCCACTTCCACCGGTACGACGTGCTGCTCACCCCCACCCTTCCCGAGCTGCCGCCGGGCCTGGGCGTCTACGCCGAAGGCGTCGAGGACCTCGACGGCCTCGGCTGGCTCGACCGGATCTTCGACCGCTCCCCCTTCACCGCCGGCTTCAACGTCGCCGGAACCCCCGCCATGTCCGTACCGCTGGCGGCCGACCCCGCCACCGGACTGCCCATCGGTCTGCAGTTCGCCGCCGACTACGGCCGCGAAGACACCCTCTTCCGCCTTGCCGCCCAGCTCGAACAGGCCGCCCCCTGGTCCCACCGCACCCCGGCCGTCTGGGCCGGTTCCCACTGA
- a CDS encoding TetR/AcrR family transcriptional regulator has translation MTDAVRPGRAGRVAKLPPRERILDAAEELFHSEGIRGVGVQAIAEKAGTTKAALYRHFDTKDALAAQWLLIVAADYTSAFDKIEERWPDDPRAQIQGLAAFIADSLSEISHRGCPFINSLAELPDRSHPARQVIEAHKAQQLRRLTAMCTAAGLTDPEGAAAEITFALEGAQVSAQNGSVDHVGERLIAFVEAVMGWHGA, from the coding sequence ATGACAGACGCGGTGCGGCCGGGCCGCGCGGGCCGGGTGGCCAAGCTGCCGCCCCGCGAGCGCATCCTCGACGCGGCCGAGGAGCTGTTCCACTCCGAGGGGATCAGAGGGGTCGGCGTCCAGGCCATCGCGGAGAAGGCCGGGACCACCAAGGCCGCGCTGTATCGGCATTTCGACACCAAGGACGCGCTGGCGGCGCAGTGGCTGCTGATCGTCGCGGCCGACTACACCTCCGCGTTCGACAAGATCGAGGAACGGTGGCCGGACGATCCCCGGGCACAGATCCAGGGCCTGGCCGCCTTCATCGCCGACTCCCTGTCGGAGATCTCGCACCGCGGATGCCCCTTCATCAACTCCCTTGCCGAGCTGCCCGATCGCTCCCACCCGGCGCGCCAGGTGATCGAAGCACACAAGGCGCAGCAACTCCGCCGCCTGACCGCCATGTGCACCGCAGCCGGCCTCACCGATCCCGAGGGAGCCGCAGCGGAGATCACCTTCGCTCTGGAGGGGGCCCAGGTCAGCGCGCAGAACGGAAGCGTGGACCACGTCGGCGAGCGGCTCATCGCCTTTGTCGAGGCCGTGATGGGCTGGCACGGAGCCTGA
- a CDS encoding ATP-binding protein, which translates to MTGADEGTRQGRRVATGGGGAPLPGPAAEAAVQQTIRVESGFGYGVVGADLHVFPDRGPVYLLGEHRSAAPAPDDTWLLHQPSRMLNARYRLVDFTGRERERTELAAWRDAPGPRLSATWLHGPGGHGKSRLADEFAAESAAAGWKVVTATHGPGAVLDPGRKSGADLRPDGARGMLLVVDYADRWPVSHLTWLFSNRLLTGSLPTRLLLLARSSTAWPAVRSALEDVMADTRDQELAPLGTPGGDPRARSAMFAAARDCFAARYGVPDPAVIAQPKDLERPEFGLVLAVHMAALVAVDAHVRGEQAPDDLAGLSAYLLNRERRHWTRLWENRLEGLDFSTAPSDMNRVVFTAALTGAVSPGDGSALLAGIGLERPLRLLTDHGTCYPAAEPGAVLEPLYPDRLAEDFLALSLDGHRVTGYPAAPWAAPTARTLSARAPDGAVPPSVTRGLTFLAAAAAPGRWPHIAGHLEQILRQDPSVAVAAGSAALTALAETTLPASVLASVETCFPEFGQPDLDAGIATFTARLVAERLPHTADPAERGRLHQGLGFRLGRAGRAQEALAADEEAVRCFRKAAAAGTHPAGSPSPSSSLAAVSSTSPYISPTATLATALLHLTQHAFDADAPDRALHAAEEATALFQDLAVADPAAHEPGLALALAQVGRGLAAAGYPDRAMAPTEQAVGIFWRLTATQPDRYETGLALALNNLGIFSWQLRRLSDAVAAQARAIEFARRGLAAGPPAGSLLARAFVLDESELAQCLGNLSFLLWASRRREEAVTALEEAVATARRLAAVAPAVQEPVLADLASRLATYLGRLQRWREALTLADEAAGITARLAAADPVRYESDHAKVLRQSAQARLGAGGNLAAARRDADMSVAIYRRLAAEDHAEYSRALEEAVEAQELVRSAGSGGAIAPKTRWTSEEHWVNLLNQDEVWQDIQDRRHRLDEMPPSYCGNVLRFIRKQADQLIELLADGLDVTPEALGLTDRDDAASWLDRQPLIVALARRARGESARPEICHCGYPVAPDWHHEHCYPGIVVD; encoded by the coding sequence GTGACAGGAGCTGACGAGGGCACCCGGCAAGGCCGTCGGGTCGCCACCGGCGGCGGTGGCGCACCGCTGCCCGGCCCGGCCGCGGAGGCGGCCGTCCAGCAGACGATCCGTGTGGAGAGCGGCTTCGGGTACGGCGTCGTGGGCGCCGACCTGCACGTCTTCCCGGATCGTGGGCCCGTCTACCTGCTCGGCGAGCACCGGAGTGCGGCCCCCGCGCCGGACGACACCTGGCTGCTTCACCAGCCCAGCCGGATGCTCAACGCCCGCTACCGGCTGGTCGACTTCACCGGCCGGGAGCGGGAGCGCACCGAGCTCGCCGCCTGGCGGGACGCCCCCGGGCCGCGGCTCTCGGCGACATGGCTGCACGGCCCCGGCGGGCACGGAAAGAGCCGCCTCGCCGACGAGTTCGCCGCCGAGAGCGCCGCCGCGGGCTGGAAGGTCGTCACCGCCACGCACGGCCCGGGCGCCGTCCTGGACCCGGGCCGGAAGAGCGGCGCGGACCTGCGGCCCGACGGGGCTCGTGGCATGCTCCTCGTCGTCGACTACGCGGACCGCTGGCCTGTCTCGCACCTCACCTGGCTGTTCAGCAACCGGCTGCTCACCGGCTCCCTGCCGACCCGGCTGCTGCTGCTCGCCCGCTCGTCCACCGCCTGGCCCGCCGTGCGCTCCGCCCTGGAAGACGTCATGGCCGACACGCGGGACCAGGAGCTGGCCCCGCTGGGCACCCCCGGCGGCGACCCGCGGGCCCGGTCGGCCATGTTCGCCGCGGCCCGGGACTGCTTCGCCGCCCGGTATGGTGTGCCCGACCCGGCCGTGATCGCACAGCCGAAGGATCTGGAGCGCCCGGAGTTCGGGCTCGTCCTCGCAGTGCACATGGCCGCCCTGGTCGCCGTCGACGCCCACGTACGCGGCGAACAGGCCCCGGACGACCTGGCCGGCCTCTCCGCGTACCTCCTGAACCGGGAGCGACGACACTGGACCCGGCTGTGGGAGAACCGCCTGGAGGGACTGGACTTCAGCACCGCGCCGAGCGACATGAACCGCGTCGTGTTCACGGCCGCCCTCACCGGGGCCGTGTCACCGGGGGACGGCAGCGCTCTGCTCGCGGGGATCGGCCTGGAGCGGCCCCTGCGGCTGCTCACCGACCACGGCACTTGCTACCCGGCGGCGGAGCCGGGCGCCGTTCTCGAACCGCTCTACCCGGACCGGCTCGCCGAGGACTTCCTCGCCCTCAGCCTCGACGGGCACCGCGTGACCGGCTATCCCGCCGCCCCCTGGGCCGCACCGACAGCGCGCACGCTCAGCGCCCGCGCCCCGGACGGTGCGGTTCCGCCGTCGGTCACGCGCGGCCTGACGTTCCTGGCGGCCGCGGCGGCACCGGGGCGCTGGCCGCACATCGCCGGGCACCTGGAGCAGATCCTTCGGCAGGACCCGTCGGTGGCCGTCGCCGCGGGCAGCGCGGCCCTCACGGCGCTCGCCGAGACCACCCTTCCGGCCTCCGTCCTCGCCTCCGTGGAGACCTGCTTCCCGGAGTTCGGGCAGCCCGACCTGGACGCGGGCATCGCGACGTTCACTGCCCGGCTGGTCGCCGAACGCCTCCCCCACACCGCCGACCCCGCCGAGCGCGGCCGCCTGCACCAGGGTCTCGGCTTCCGGCTCGGGCGGGCGGGGCGGGCACAAGAGGCGCTGGCCGCGGATGAGGAGGCGGTGCGCTGCTTCCGGAAGGCGGCGGCTGCCGGTACACACCCGGCTGGTTCTCCGTCTCCGTCCTCTTCCCTTGCCGCGGTCTCGTCCACATCGCCGTACATTTCCCCGACCGCGACCCTGGCGACCGCGCTGCTGCACCTGACCCAGCACGCCTTCGACGCCGACGCCCCCGACCGCGCCCTGCACGCGGCCGAGGAGGCGACCGCGCTCTTCCAGGACCTGGCCGTGGCGGACCCAGCGGCCCACGAGCCCGGCCTTGCCCTGGCCCTCGCACAGGTGGGCCGGGGGCTGGCTGCGGCCGGATACCCGGACCGGGCCATGGCCCCCACGGAGCAAGCGGTCGGGATCTTCTGGCGTCTGACGGCGACCCAACCGGACCGGTACGAGACCGGCCTCGCGCTCGCCCTGAACAACCTCGGCATCTTCTCCTGGCAGCTGCGCCGCCTCTCGGACGCCGTGGCCGCGCAGGCGCGAGCCATCGAGTTCGCCCGGCGCGGCCTGGCGGCCGGCCCGCCCGCCGGGTCGCTGCTCGCCCGCGCGTTCGTACTCGACGAGTCCGAGCTGGCGCAGTGCCTGGGCAACCTGTCCTTCCTGCTGTGGGCGTCGCGGCGCAGGGAGGAGGCAGTCACCGCGCTGGAGGAGGCGGTCGCGACCGCCCGACGGCTGGCCGCGGTGGCGCCCGCCGTGCAGGAGCCCGTCCTGGCCGACCTCGCGTCGCGGCTCGCCACCTATCTGGGGAGGCTGCAACGGTGGCGGGAGGCCCTCACCCTGGCCGACGAGGCAGCTGGGATCACCGCACGGCTCGCGGCGGCCGACCCGGTCCGGTACGAGAGCGACCATGCGAAGGTCCTGCGCCAGTCGGCCCAGGCCCGGCTCGGCGCCGGGGGCAACCTCGCCGCCGCGCGCCGGGACGCCGACATGTCCGTAGCGATCTACCGGCGCCTGGCGGCCGAGGACCACGCGGAGTACAGCCGGGCCCTCGAAGAGGCCGTGGAAGCCCAGGAGTTGGTGCGGTCAGCGGGCAGCGGCGGCGCCATCGCCCCCAAGACACGCTGGACTTCGGAGGAGCACTGGGTGAACCTCCTGAACCAGGACGAGGTCTGGCAGGACATTCAGGACCGCCGCCACCGACTGGACGAGATGCCCCCGTCCTACTGCGGCAACGTCCTGCGCTTCATCCGCAAACAGGCCGACCAGCTCATCGAGTTGCTCGCCGACGGACTCGACGTGACGCCGGAGGCCCTCGGCCTGACCGACCGCGACGACGCGGCGTCCTGGCTGGACCGCCAGCCCCTGATCGTCGCCCTGGCCCGGCGTGCCAGGGGCGAGTCGGCCCGGCCCGAAATCTGCCACTGCGGTTACCCGGTGGCCCCGGACTGGCACCACGAGCACTGCTATCCGGGCATCGTCGTGGACTGA
- a CDS encoding S1 family peptidase, giving the protein MFSVKSRHRRAALVTTVALAGAMCATMTTGSAGAIVKGKDSTESYPFMASIPQSVPKVTDDGVCGASLIDPQWVLTAAHCVDTTLVKPDGIVRIGSEQRKYGGTVRAIERTVIHPGYKQGGGEGPNRNDVALIRLDRPVAEKPIRIADRPGRPGTPTRLLGFGTVVDTTDITKAVFADRLQELGARRGADTECSPGYAGETRLCTVSRVPDAMACIGDSGGPQIQRGKGGRWELMGTTSGPGDSDQACAGGPGLYSNVPAYVGWIRKTIGRHV; this is encoded by the coding sequence GTGTTCAGCGTGAAGTCCAGGCACCGCCGTGCGGCGCTTGTCACCACCGTCGCCCTGGCCGGTGCGATGTGCGCCACCATGACGACCGGCAGCGCCGGAGCGATCGTCAAGGGGAAGGATTCCACGGAGAGTTACCCGTTCATGGCGTCGATCCCGCAGTCGGTCCCGAAGGTGACGGACGACGGCGTCTGCGGAGCGTCACTGATCGATCCGCAGTGGGTGCTGACGGCGGCCCATTGCGTCGATACGACGCTGGTGAAGCCGGACGGCATCGTCCGCATCGGCAGCGAGCAGCGGAAGTACGGGGGCACCGTTCGCGCCATCGAGCGGACCGTGATCCACCCCGGCTACAAGCAGGGCGGGGGCGAGGGGCCCAACCGGAACGACGTCGCGCTGATCCGCCTGGACCGCCCGGTCGCCGAGAAGCCCATCCGTATCGCCGACCGGCCCGGGCGGCCCGGTACCCCGACCCGGCTCCTTGGCTTCGGCACCGTCGTCGACACGACCGACATCACCAAGGCGGTGTTCGCGGACCGGCTCCAGGAACTCGGAGCCCGCAGGGGTGCCGACACCGAGTGCTCCCCCGGCTACGCGGGGGAGACCCGGCTGTGCACGGTCAGCCGGGTACCGGACGCCATGGCGTGCATCGGGGACTCCGGAGGACCCCAGATCCAGCGCGGCAAGGGCGGGCGATGGGAGCTCATGGGCACCACGTCGGGCCCTGGTGACTCGGACCAGGCCTGCGCGGGCGGGCCGGGCCTCTACAGCAATGTGCCCGCCTACGTGGGCTGGATCCGGAAGACCATCGGCAGGCACGTCTGA
- the folE gene encoding GTP cyclohydrolase I yields the protein MTIEEWLKTNVTTDTRALGWYSGPECEDRIVRAYRELLSGYEIDTSKILKTTCVVDGEHAGVVRVQENNFFSICAHHFLPFFGKVNISYVPGDRILGLGKFPRLVQAFSRRFQIQEYLVKDIAEEIMSSGGAKAVRVTSRSRHLCMCSRGPSDQTVITDTSYVAGNQELMAKFGLDD from the coding sequence GTGACCATTGAAGAATGGCTCAAGACCAATGTAACCACCGACACGAGAGCGCTCGGATGGTATAGCGGCCCGGAGTGCGAGGATCGCATCGTCCGGGCCTATCGCGAGCTGCTGAGTGGCTATGAGATCGACACCTCGAAGATCCTCAAGACCACTTGTGTGGTGGACGGCGAGCACGCCGGCGTGGTGCGTGTCCAGGAGAACAACTTCTTCTCGATCTGCGCCCACCACTTCCTGCCTTTCTTCGGGAAGGTCAACATCTCCTATGTGCCCGGGGACCGCATCCTCGGACTCGGGAAATTCCCTCGTCTGGTGCAAGCGTTCAGCCGGCGCTTCCAGATCCAGGAGTACCTCGTCAAGGACATCGCTGAAGAAATCATGTCCTCCGGCGGCGCAAAAGCCGTGCGAGTCACCTCCCGCAGCCGCCACCTCTGCATGTGCAGCCGTGGTCCATCCGACCAGACGGTGATCACCGACACGTCTTATGTGGCAGGAAATCAGGAGTTGATGGCCAAGTTCGGCCTGGACGACTGA
- a CDS encoding TMEM175 family protein — protein sequence MVNGGRRVRDDEGSAVRLLALSDGVFAIAMTLLALDISLPDGLDSDGFAQALRDVMPKVWAYALSLLVIAAFWRGHYQLFQYVRDVDGTVIRLVLLSLGLVALMPFPTTLLAEYGDLPQSVAIYSGAVAVMGATQLALTLVLWKRPWLGSAALPDPIVRNDIADLASTVLVFAAAVPLAFVSPTGAKLWWAVLIPVRTVTGKRGKRLRAAAQRFSA from the coding sequence GTGGTGAACGGTGGCCGGAGAGTACGGGACGACGAGGGCAGCGCAGTCCGGCTCCTCGCGTTGTCCGACGGGGTGTTCGCCATCGCCATGACCCTGCTGGCGCTGGACATCTCGCTGCCCGACGGTCTGGACTCCGACGGATTCGCGCAGGCACTGAGGGACGTGATGCCCAAAGTGTGGGCGTACGCCCTCAGCTTGCTGGTCATCGCGGCGTTCTGGCGGGGCCACTACCAGCTCTTCCAGTACGTGAGGGACGTGGACGGGACGGTCATCAGGCTCGTGCTGCTGAGTCTGGGACTGGTCGCCCTGATGCCCTTTCCCACCACGCTGCTGGCCGAGTACGGGGACCTGCCGCAGTCCGTGGCCATCTACTCCGGTGCCGTCGCGGTCATGGGAGCCACGCAGCTCGCGCTGACGCTTGTGCTCTGGAAGCGCCCATGGCTGGGGAGCGCGGCATTGCCCGACCCCATCGTGCGCAACGACATTGCTGACCTTGCGTCAACGGTGCTGGTCTTCGCGGCCGCCGTACCGCTCGCCTTCGTCTCACCCACCGGCGCGAAGCTGTGGTGGGCGGTGCTGATCCCGGTCAGAACGGTAACGGGCAAGCGGGGCAAGCGTCTGCGCGCGGCCGCACAGCGGTTCAGCGCCTAG
- a CDS encoding MFS transporter, with the protein MHDRKRGSQRRALTSPWKYALATWLAGVLAAIGLGAVSPAGPALRSSLGLSGGALAWATSSITAVSAVLGIPAGWWVRRFGAQRALSWGLLVMAVAAAVSATAGSWGLLLGSRIAEGVGYLLVFVAGPVVLTGMTQGAVRSAALALWGTCVPTGLAIAAATGGALASWWTWHQWLALTALGPLIMAGVLTTVLPRLPRTAVPCAHREAGTWNGALRLGVAYGSLSLVGVAVVMVLPPFLTEHRQATPAVAGTVVAVVCLGSAVGGLVASWLLRRGAALASLVPLGALMPVACLPAFSAELPLVISGGAATLVLVVDGLLISAVFAAVPASVSRPEHLDVANGILNQLGGVGILMGPPVFGLVIAAAGWGAVAAATLVFGGLGAVLLLTTARTSGTGSPSGVSHSPDAPDGLGMREGPEPIGKAADVSNPDSR; encoded by the coding sequence GTGCACGACAGGAAGAGAGGCAGTCAGCGCCGTGCCTTGACGTCGCCCTGGAAGTACGCGCTGGCGACATGGCTCGCCGGTGTGCTGGCGGCGATCGGTCTGGGTGCCGTCTCACCTGCGGGTCCCGCCCTGCGTTCGTCACTGGGCCTGTCGGGCGGTGCGCTCGCGTGGGCCACGTCGAGTATCACGGCTGTGAGCGCCGTCCTCGGCATCCCGGCGGGATGGTGGGTCCGCCGCTTCGGTGCCCAACGAGCCTTGTCCTGGGGCCTCTTGGTGATGGCGGTGGCAGCCGCCGTCAGCGCGACCGCAGGCTCCTGGGGACTGCTGCTGGGGTCACGTATCGCTGAAGGAGTCGGCTACCTGCTGGTGTTCGTGGCGGGTCCGGTCGTTCTCACCGGCATGACGCAGGGCGCCGTCCGATCGGCAGCGCTCGCTTTGTGGGGCACCTGCGTCCCGACGGGGCTCGCCATCGCCGCGGCCACGGGCGGTGCCCTGGCCTCCTGGTGGACATGGCACCAATGGCTGGCCCTCACCGCGCTCGGTCCGCTGATCATGGCCGGAGTGCTCACGACCGTCCTGCCTCGGCTGCCGAGGACGGCGGTCCCGTGCGCTCACCGCGAAGCCGGCACCTGGAACGGGGCGCTGAGGCTCGGCGTGGCGTACGGAAGTCTGTCGCTGGTCGGCGTCGCCGTGGTGATGGTGCTTCCGCCGTTTCTCACCGAGCACCGGCAGGCCACGCCGGCGGTGGCCGGGACTGTCGTGGCGGTCGTCTGCCTGGGGAGCGCGGTCGGCGGGCTCGTCGCCAGTTGGCTGCTGCGGCGCGGCGCGGCCCTCGCCTCACTGGTCCCGCTGGGCGCATTGATGCCGGTGGCCTGCCTCCCCGCTTTCTCGGCCGAACTCCCCCTCGTGATCAGCGGCGGAGCGGCCACGCTTGTTCTTGTCGTCGACGGACTGCTCATCTCCGCTGTCTTCGCTGCCGTCCCCGCCTCGGTGAGCCGTCCTGAGCATCTCGATGTCGCCAATGGCATCCTCAACCAGCTCGGCGGTGTGGGGATTCTGATGGGGCCACCGGTCTTCGGGCTGGTCATCGCTGCCGCGGGGTGGGGCGCCGTCGCCGCCGCGACCCTGGTCTTCGGCGGACTGGGCGCGGTCCTGTTGCTGACGACCGCGCGCACTTCCGGGACCGGTTCGCCATCCGGTGTGTCCCATTCGCCCGACGCACCGGATGGTTTGGGTATGAGGGAAGGGCCGGAACCCATAGGGAAGGCGGCGGACGTCAGCAATCCCGACTCCAGGTGA